The genomic segment AACGGTTCCACCGGGCTCAAGCCCGCCAGCACCAGCCGTCGCACGGGCGCCTGCACGGGTAGTTCCCAGGCGAGCCGGGCACCCAGCGAATATCCCACGACGTCCACTTCGGGCAGATCGTCGACCAGCCGGGCCAGTTCGGCGGTGATCGACTTCGCGGTCGGCGCGTCGGCGGGGGCCGGACTGGAGCCGTGACCGGGCAGGTCGGGCACGAGCACCGCCCGCCCGGCGGCGGTCAGCACCGACGGCCAGCCGGTGGTGATCCAGTCGGTGTGCCCGTCGGAGGCGAAGCCGTGCAGCAGCAGCACGGGCGGGCCGGAAACGGCCTCGGGGGTGAAGCGGCGCACGGCCAGGGTGGTGTCGGACACCGGATTCCTTTCTCAGCTTCGGGCGGGGCGGGTGCGCAGGCGCTGCAACTCGCTCAGCGTCCTGGCACGGGCGTCGACGGCGATCCGCAGGGACGAGCCGATGAGGTTCAGCAGGAACACGCACACCATGATCGTCACGCCCGGCACGACGACCAGCCACGGCGCGACGACCAGGTACGACCGGCCTTCGGCGATCATGTTGCCCCAGGTGGGCGTCGGGGGCGCGATGCCGAGGCCGAGGAAGCTCATCGCGCCGTCGACCAGCATCGCCGCCGCCGACAGGATGACCACCTGCACCAGCGCGAGCGGCAGCACGTTCGGGAAGACGTGCACGAGCAGGATCTTGCCCTTGCTCATCCCGGACACCCGTGCCGCGCCGATGTACGCGCGCCCGGCGATGCCGAGCACGCGGCTGCGGATGACGCGCGCGGTGAACGGGGTGAAGATGACCGTCAGCGCGATCAGCTCGGTCCAGATGCTGGCGCCGAGCGAGATGGCCAGCGCCATCGCCAGGATGATCGCCGGGAACGACATCCAGGCGTCCATCACCCGCATCAGCACCGCGTCCGCGGCCCGGAAGAAGCCGCTGACCAGCCCGATCACCAGCCCGGAGAAGGCCGCGCACAGGGTGATCAACGCGGACAGCCCGAGCGAGGCGCGCCCGCCGGAGACCAGCCGGGCGAGCACGTCCCGGCCGAACGAGTCGGTACCCAGCGGGTGCGCGGCCGAGGGCGGCAGCAGCCGGTTGACCGGATCGGTGGCGCTCACACTGGGCAGGAAGAACGGCAGCACCACCACCGCCAGCACGATCAATCCCAGCAGCGCGCCGGAGATCACCAGCAGCCGGTTGCGCCGGAACAGCCGGGCCGCGCGGGGTGCGGTCACCGCCGGCCGCGCGGAGTCGGCCAGAGCCACGCTCATGCCACACGCACCTTCGGGTCGAGCAGTGCGTACGACAGGTCGACCAGCAGGTTGACCAGCACGAACAGCACCGCGACGAACAGGGTCACGCCCTGGATCAGCGGGAAGTCACGGGTGGACACCGCGCCCATCAGCAGGTGCCCGAGCCCCGGCACGACGAAGATGGACTCGATGATCACGATGCCGCCGACCAGCATGGCGAAGTTGCTGCCCAGCTGGGTGATCAACGGCATCAGCGCGTTCGGCAGCACGTGCTTGAGCATCACCTGGCGTTCGGGCAGCCCTTTCACCCGCGCGGTGCGCAGGTACGCCAGCGGCAGTTCGCCGAGCAGGCTTTCGCGCAGGGTCAACACGAACAACGCGGTCTGCCCGATCACCAGCACGGTCAGCGGCAGCACCAGCGCGGGCACCGCGGTGGCCGGATCGGTGAACAGGTTCTCGTACCCGCTGGAGGGGAACCAGCGCAGCGTCACCGAGAACACCAGCACCAGCACCAGCGAGATCCAGAAGTCCGGCATCGCCATGCCCAGCGCGGAGAACCGGTCCAGCGCCCGCGCCACCGGGTTGCGCGGGGACACCGCCTGCCACGAGGTGATCGCCACCGAGAGGAAGAAGCTGAGCACGGTCGAAAGCACGGCCAGGGTCAGCGTCGGCAGGATGTGGTCGGCGACCACGCCGAGCACCGGCGCGTGGTAGGTGATCGAGGTGCCGAAGTCACCCTGCACCACGTTGCCTGCCCAGCTCAGGTACTGCTCCCACAGCGTCCCGTTCAATCCCATGCTCTCCCGCAACGCGTCCACATCGGACGGACGCGCGGTCGGGCCGAGGATGGCCTGCGCCGGGTCGCCGGGGATGAGCCGGATGACGAAGAACATCATCGTGCCGACGATCACCAGGATGATCAGCAGATCGCGCAGCCTGCGCAGCAGCAGAGCGGTCATGACGCCAGCCAGGAGTTCCAGAACACCCGGTAGAAGTCGCCGTAGCCCTTCAACCTCGGCGAGTAGGCCGCGTATAGCTTCGACTGGCTCAGCGTGATCACCGAAAGCTGCTGCCAGGTGAACGCCTGCATCTTGTCCACCACCGCCTTCGCCTGCTCGGGTGAGGTCGAGGCGTTGTACTCGGCCATCAGTGCGTCCAGTTCGGGCGAGGACGAGCCGTTCAGCGTGCCCAGGGTGAGCGCGGGCATCTGCGCCGGGGAGGTGAGCGCGGAGTCGAAGAACAGCGTGGTCAGGTCCCAGCCGCCCGGGTCCTTGGTCAGCGTGCCCAGCATGGTGGCGAAGTCGAAGGTGTCGATCTTCGTGGTGATGCCGATCTTGGACAGCTCGTCCTGGATCAGCACGGCCCACTTGCCGAACTCCGGGTACGAGTTCGTGGTGACGATGCGGACGGTCGCGCCCGCGGTGATCCCGGCTTCGGCGAGCAGCTGCCTGGCCTTCTCCGGATCGCGCTGGCGGTAGACCTCTTCACCGGCGGTGGAGTAGAACGCCTGGTTGTCCGGGGAGGCGAAGGCGCCGGTTTCGAGGGTGAGGTCCTTGCTGCCCCCGGTGGCCGCGTTGAGCGCCGGCTTGTCCAGCAGCAGGTTCAGTGCCTGGCGGGCCCGCGGGTCGGCGAAGCGCGAGCCGGGATTGAAGTTCGGGATGACCACGTTCTCGTTGCCGCCGGGCAGGTTGTGCACCACCACGGCGGGGTTGGCCCGCAGTGTCTCGTACTGGTCGTTGGTCGGCATCGCGTGGTCCCACTGGCCGGTCTGCAGCCCGTTGATCAGCGCGTCCTGGTCGGAGACCACCTTGTAGGTCACGGTGTCGAGGTAGGCGTGCTTGGCCCCGGCCTGCCCGCCCCAGTCCTCTTCGGACCGCGACGCGTAACCGGGGTGGCGCTCCAGCACCAGTTCACGGCCGATGTCCCAGCTCTTCAGCTTGTAGGGCCCGGTGCCGATCGCCTTGTCCTGGCCGAAGCCGGTCGGCGGCACGCCTGCGAGGTTCTTCGCCTCGTAGATTTCGGTGCCCGCACCGGCCAGTTCGTTGATCAGCGGGTAACGCGGCCGCTTGAGCCGGATGGTCACCGTCGCCGGATCGGGCGCGGTGATCGCCTCGATGTCCGGGGAGACCAGCTGCCCGGTGCGGTGACCGGTCTGCCAGCGCTGGAGGCTGGCCACCACGTCGTTCGCGGTCAGCGGGGCGCCGTCGTGGAAGGTGACGCCCTGGCGGAGCTTGAACTCGTAGGTGAGCCGGTCCGGGCTGGTGGTGTAGTCCTGCACCAGCATGGGCCGCGCGGTGAAGGTGCGGTCCACTTCGAACAGCTTCTCGTACAGCATGTTGCCGAGGTGCGCGGTGACCTGGCCGGGATTGGCGACCATGTCGAGCGACTGCGGGTCGGTGGGCACCGCGACGTTGAGGTTGCCGCCGCGCACGGGCGGGCCGTCGGCGGCGGCGCCACCGCCCGCCGCGCCACCCATGCAGGAGCTGAGGAGCGCGGCGGTCACCACGCCGAGCACGGCCGAAGTCAGGGTTCGTCTCATGGGGTCCGCAATCCTGTGTGGGGGAGGGAGGGCAGTTCGGGGTTCGCCGCGAGCAGGCGGCGGGTGTAGTCGTGCCGCGGGCGGAGCCGGATCTCGTCCGGGTCGCCGGTCTCGATCAGCTCACCCCGGTACATCACGCCGACGCGGTCGGCGACCGACAGCACCAGGCTCAGGTTGTGCGTGATGAACAGGAAGCTCAGCGCGCGGGAGCGGCGCAGGTCGAGCAGCAGGTTCATCACCTGACCCTGCACCGAGACGTCGAGCGCCGAAGTGGGTTCGTCGGCCACGATCAGGTCGGGTTCCGCGGCGATCGCGCGGGCGATGGACACCCGCTGCCGCTGCCCGCCCGAGAGCTGCGACGGCAGTTTCGCGGCGGTACCGGCGGGCAGGCCGACCTCGTCGAGCAGCTCGGCGACCCGGCGGTCCAGTTCGGCACCACGCATTCCGGTCAGTTCCCGCAGCGGCTCGGCGACGATCCGGGCGGCGGTGTGCCGGGGGTCGAGCGAACTCTGCGGGTCCTGGAAGATGAGCTGGGCGCGGCGGCGGAACGCGCGCTCGTCGCCGTCGAGCCCGGCCGCGGTGCAGCGGTGCTCGCCGAAGGTGATCGTGCCGGCGGTGGGTGGTTCGAGCGCGCTCACCAGGCGGCCGAGCGTGGTCTTGCCCGAGCCCGATTCCCCGACCAGGCCGAAGAACTCGCCGGGGGCGATGGTGAGCGAGACGTCGTTGACCGCGAGCACCTCCGGCTCGCGGCTGAGCGAGAACCGGCCACGTCCTCCATACACTTTGGACACGTGCTCGATGACGAGCGGGGTGCCGTCGCCGGTGCGTTCCGGCCGCGGCCTGGTGAGCGCCCTGGTTTCGGTGGCGGTGGCCGAGCCGCCGTTCATCGCGGCTTCGAGCAGGGACTCGGAGATGGTCGGGAAACCGTCGCGCCTGCTGACCCCGAGCTGCGGCACGCAGTCGAGCAGCGCCCGCGTGTACGGGTGCTCCGGTGCGGCGAGGATGTCCTCTTTGGACCCGAGTTCGACCAGCCTGCCGCGGTACATCACCGCGATCCGGTCGGCCACCCGCGCGGCCACGCCCATGTCGTGGGTGATGAACACGCAGGCGGTGCCGTGGTCGCGGCGCACCCGGTCGAACAGGGTGAGGATCTCCGCCTGGGTGGTCACGTCGAGCGCGGTGGTCGGCTCGTCGGCGATGAGCAGGCCGGGATCGGCCATCAGCGCCAGCGCGATCATCACCCGCTGCTGCATGCCGCCGGACATCTGGTGCGGGTACAGCGACAGCACGCGATCGGTGTCGGTCAGCCCGACCTCGGTGAGCAGCCCGTGTGCCTTCACCTCGGCCTCGCGGTGCAGCGGCGTGCCCTTGCGCACCGCCTGCCGTGGCAGGGATCCGGGTCTGCGGTAGGCCTCGATCAGCTGCCTGCCGACGCGCTGGCTCGGGTTCAGCGAATCCAGCGCCTCCTGGAAGATCATCCCGATCCGCGGCCCGCGGTAGGCCCGCATCTCGTCGGCGGGGAGCCGGGTCAGGTCCACACCGTCCACACTGATCTCACCGCGGGTGCGCACCGGGGCGACGAACTCGAGCAGCCGGATGATCGACAGGGCGGTCACGGTCTTGCCGCTGCCGGACTCGCCGACCACGCAGAGTGTCCGCCCCTGGTCGAGATCGAACGAGAGCTCCCGGACCAGTTCGCGCTCGGTGTCGTCGGTCAGCACGCCGACGCTGAGTTCTCGTAGTTCGAGCAGGGTCATGGATTCCCCTTCCTCGTGCCCGCCGTCGGCGGACCGGAACTGCCGGGGGAACACGAGCCGCCGGCAGGGGTAGTTCTACGCATGTTGACACCGGGGCGGTGCGCTGTCAATGGCTATATTCTACGAACGTAGGAAGTTGGTATCCGGCGGGTTTCGCCTGGTAATCGCGGAAAATCGACACTGGATTCTTTTATCTACGTCTGTAGACTCATCCGCGAACCAAGCGAAGGAGAACACCGTGACCGGGTCCAGAAGCACCGTCAGTCCCGATCGGATCGTAGACGTCGCCGTGGGGTACATGGCCGCCAAGCAGCTCTTCGCCGCGAGCCGGATCGGCTTGTTCGGCGCACTCGCCGCCGGGCCGCTGACCGCCGGGGGACTGGCCGCCGAGACCGGCAGGCCGGAGTCGATCACCCGCATCCTCGGTGACTCCATGTCATCGCTCGGGCTCCTGTCCCGTGTGGACGGACGATACGAGCTGACCGCCGACACTGCGGCGTACCTCGGCGGCGGCGAGCTGGATCTGTCGCCGTTCCTGACGTTCCTGGACTCGATCAGCTACGGGCACTGGCTGCAGTTCGGCCGCACCGCGGACACCGGCGAGCCCGGTGAGCTGGAGATGGACGACGAGCGCTGGGGCACCTTCCTGAACGGGGTGATGACCTACAACGCGCTGCACGCGAAGATGCTGGCGCGTGCGTTCGACTACTTGCCCTACGAGCACCTGCTCGACCTAGGCGGGCTGTCCAGCGCGTTCGCGGTGGAAGCCATGGGCGCCAACGAAAAGCTGCGGACGACCTTCGTGTTCGCCCCGCGCTCGGTGGAGCCGGTGACGAACGCGGTGGCCGAGGCTGGCTTGGCGGACCGGGCGACCGTGGTGGGCGCGGAGACCGACACCGCCCGGCCGGAGGGCGAGTTCGACCTGATCATGGTCAACCACGTGGTCCACCGGTTCAGTGCCGAGCAGAACGCGGGAATCCTGCGCAACGCGCGCGCGGCCGCCGCGCCCGGCGCCCGCCTGCTGCTGCTCGACTTCTTCCTCGACGACGACCCGGTCCAGCGGCCGCTCGACGCGCTGCACGCCGGGGAGTACCTGGTGATCGACGGTACGATCGTCTACCCGGAGGCGGAGGTCCGCACGTGGCTGGGCGACGCGGGCTGGCGGGTGGTCGACCGGCTGGCGCTGCCGGGGAGCCCGCGCGTGCTCGTCGCGGAAGCGGTGTAGCCGTGACCCTCGATCCCGCTGTCCAGGAGCTGCTCGCCCGCAGCGCGCCCGCCGAGGCCCCGGCCCGGCCGCCGACCGCGGCCGAACTGCGGGCCGCCTTCGCCGCTTCGTGGCGGCGTCCCGAATCGGTCGAGCCGGTCGCGTCGGTCACCGACCACGTGGTGCCCGGCGGGGTGCGGGTTCGCTTGTACCTGCCCGAATCCGCCATACCGGTCCCGGTTTTCGTGTGGATCCACGGTGGCGGATGGACGATCGGCTCGATCGACGAGAACGAGGTCGCCTCGCGGGCGGTGTGCAACGCGGCGAAGGTGGCCGTGGTCGCGGTGGACTACCGGCTCGCGCCCGAGCACCCGTTCCCGTCGGCGCCCGACGATTGCTACGCGGTGGTCGAGTGGCTGGCCGCGGGCGGCGCCGGACCGGCGGTCGACCCGGCACGCATCGCGATCGGCGGGGAAAGCGCGGGCGGCAACCTGTCCACAGTGGTCTCGATGATGACGCGCGACCGAGGTGGCCCGGCGCTGGCCGCGCAGGTGCTGATCTGCCCGGTCTACGGCCACCCGGACGACGGTTTCGGCTCGTACGCCGACTTCGCCGAGGGCTACGGCATGACCGCCGGCGCGATGCGATTCTTCTTCGAGCAGTACGTCACGGATCCGGCGCAGTTGGACGATCCGTACCTGCTTCCGTTGCGGGCCACGGACTTGACCGGCCTGCCGCCCGCACTGGTGCTGACCGCCGAATACGACGTACTACGGGACGAAGGCGAAGAATTCGCCCGACGACTGGCCTCGACCGGTACCCCGGTGGAGCTGACGCGGTACGAGGGCCAGATCCACGGCTTCTACGGCCTGCACACCGACCTCCCCGCTTCGCCACGCTCCCACACCCACGTCGCCGCCTACCTACGCAGGATTTTGTCCTGACCGATGCCGTGAATGTGGCTTTCACGGCACATTCCGCCGTGAAAGCCACATTCACGGCACCCCGCCGACCTCCGGGCCGAGTCCCACACTCAGGCAGCCGAACCTCACACTCCTGCAGCCGAACCTCGCACTCGGCGCACTCTCCCGGACACGAATGTGGCTTTGGGGGCCGAATCCGCCCCCAAAGCCACATTTGTGTCCCGGGGCAACTCGCCCGGCCCCCGCTCGCAGGGCAATGTCACGGCCGCGTCAGGCGGGTGAAGAAGGATTCCAGGTGCTGGTGTTGCAGCGCCACCGTGGAGAACTCGCCGCTGACCAGGCTCATCACGTTCGCCCCCGCGTTGAGCAGGACGATTTCGTCGACCAGTTGCTCGTCGGGGGTCTCGGTGACGATGTCCCCGTCTTCGCGCCCCTCGGTGAGGTACCGGTGCAGCAGTCCGCGCCACTCGCGCACGTGTTCCAGGTACTTGTCGTGCAGCTTCGGGTTCGTCAGCGAAAGTTGCCAGAAAGTCAGCAGCACGCGCCCGGCCGCGATGCGCTCGGCGTCGATCGGCATCGAGGAGAAGCACAGCTCCCGCAGCGCGACCAGCCCGCGCAGCTCGTCCAGTTCCACGTAAGCGCGCATCATGCCGAGCGCGCGTTCGTAGGTGGCTTCGATGATGTCTTCCTTGCTGGGGAAGTACAGCTTGAGCGCACCGTTGGCGAACCCGGCCGCCGCCGCGATCTCCCGCATGGTCGCGGCCTCGATCCCGCCCCGGGTGATCAGGTCCCAGGTGACGTCGACGATGTCACTGCGCCGCTGGTCGTGGTCGATGATCTTCGGCATCGGTTCACCTCCCGCACTGGTTCGTCTACCAGTGTAGGAGATCAGCCGCGGCGGAACACCCGGTGCCCGGCGAACCACGTCTCGGTCACCTCCGTCCGGGCCAGCTCGGCCGGCGAGGTCCGGAAGGGATCGCGGTCGAGCACCAGGAAGTCGGCCGACTTGCCAGGGGACAGCGAACCGGTGACGGCCCCGAGCCCCATCGCGCGGGCGCTGCCGAGGGTGAACACCTCGATCGCCTCGGGCAGCGAGATCGCCTGCTCCGGCCACAGCGCCCCGGGGTGCACCCCGGCCGGGTCCCGGCGGGTGACCAGGCCCTGGATGCCCTCCCAGGCGTTCGGCGATTCGCTGACCGGCCAGTCGGACCCACCCGCCACCAGCGCGCCGCTGTCCAGCAAGGACCGGTTGGGCTGCATGCGCGCCGCCCGGTCACCCGGCAGCACCGTCGCGATGGCGGACGGGATGACGCCCGGCACCCACAGGAACGGCGAGATGTCGGCGGAGACGTCCAGTGCGGCGAACCGCGGCACGTCGTCGGGATGCACGAACTGGCCGTGCGCCACCTGGAACCGCGCCTCGGTGTACCCCTCGGACCGCACCTTCTCGACCGCGTCCAGGGTGGCGCGCACGGAAGCGTCGCCGGTGCAGTGGACCTTGGCCGACAGCCCGGCCTCGGCCGCGGTCCGCAGCCAGCCTTCCAGCTCCTCGCCGGGCATCGTGGTCGCGCCGTGGTGGCAGCCGCCGTGCACCTCGTCCGGCAGGTACGGCTCCAGGAAGGCCGCCGTGCGGGTCGGCGGCACGCCGTCGAGGAAGATCTTCACGAAGTCGGGCCGGTGGTGCTCGGTGCGGTAGCGCCCGGCGACCTCCAGCAGCGGCGCGCCGATCGGGTCGAAACCGAAGATCGGGTCGTTGATCAGCAGCGAGGACACCACCCAGGCGTCCAGCTCACCGGCGTCGTCGAGCGACTTCAGCGCCCGCAGGATGTCCACCGAGACCCCGGCGTCCTGGAACGCGGTGACCCCGTACGAGTGCAGGACGCCGATCGCGTGGCGCGAAGCCGCCGCGTGCTGCTCTCCGGTGAGCTTCCTGGTCTCGCGCAACGCGTGCTCGACCAGCACCCCGGCGGCTTCGATCAGGACCCCGGTGGGTTCGCCGGTGGCCGGGTCGCGGACGATCTCCCCGCCCGCCGGATCCGGGGTCGCCGCGGTGATGCCGGACAGTTCCAGCGCCCGGCTGCTGACCCAGCGGTTGTGCCTGCTGTCGTCGGCCAGCGTGACCGGCCGCCCGCCCGCCGCCTCGTCGAGCGCGTGGCGCGCCGCGCGGTCCGAGAGCCGCGCGACCAGCGTGGCCGCCCACGCGCCGCCGATCACCCACTCGTCCGGCCCCAGCCCGGCCGCCCGCTCCCGGACCGCGGCCAGCAGCCGGTCGAAGTCCGCCTCCGTGCCCAGTTCGAGTTCGAAGAGCGCGGCCCGGCCGGCGAAGGCGTGGTGGGTGTGCACGTCGACCAGGCCGGGCAGGACGAACGCGCCGCCGAGGTCGAGCACCTCGGTCTTCGGCCCGCGCTCGACCTCCTCCAGCGAGAGCACCCGGCCGTCCTTGACCGCCAGCGCGGACGCCCACGGCCGCGTGGGGTCCACTGTGTACACCGTGGCGTTGGTGAGGATCAGGTCGGCGGCCAAGGCTCAGCTCCCGGCGGGGTCGAAGGTCTCGGGGTGCACGGTGGTGCTGAGCAGCCTGCCGTGCGCGCCGAAGGTGAAGTGGGTCGGCGTCCGGCCACTGGCGTCCAGGCCGAACAGCACCCCGTGCGAGCGCAGGCGCCGGGCGTCGCGGTGGTCGGCGACGGTCACCGAGGCGCACGGGATCACCTTCTCCCGCCAGGCGAACACGTAGATCCCCGGCCGCAGTTCGTAGACCGAGTTCTCGTCGGTGTCGGCGAGCCCCTTCTCCGGACCGGCCAGGCACTGCCAGGTGTACCAGTGCGGGCTGAGGTAGACGTGCTCGTAGGCGTGGGCCGTGCTGTACACCCACAGCACGCGCCGCCCGATCAGCGAGGTGCTCGGCGCGAGCGGTTCGCCGTGGGGCTCGAAGCCGTCGATCGTGGCGGCCAGGAAGGTCTGCGTGACCCGCGGCGAGGTGTCGCCGATCCGGCTGAGCACCAGCAGTGCCCGGCCCCGCCGCAGGTCGAGCAGCAGCGTGAAGGCCTCCTCCGGGCGGGCGCTGGGATGGAACTGGATGTAGTACAGCTCGTCGTCGACCAGGAAGGTTTCGCAGCGGTCGGTGCCGGAGCCGTGGTAGCCCCACTCGACGCGGGTACCGGTGAACGCCGCGGTGAAGGCGGTGCCGTCGGCGCAGGTCAGCTCGAAGGAGCGGCCGTGCAGGTCACCGACGGTCGGCGCCTTGTTCGCGTCGAACCCGCGGGCCAGGCTGTCCAGCGGGAGCCAGGTGGAGGTGTCGGACAGGGTCAGTTCGGTCATCGGCTGGTCCTAGGGTCGGCAGTGGCCGGCGGTGCCGGAGGGCAGGTCGAGCGCGGGGTTGCGGTCGCAGAAGCCGTAGGGGCGCAGGGTGAACCCCGAGTAGTCGACCGGCATCACCGGCCAGTCCTCGGGTCGCGGGATGTGGGTCGGGCCGAACACGTGCCACAGCACCAGATCGGTGTCGACCAGGTCGCGGTTCGCGGCGGTCCACGCGGGCAGCCCGGCGCCACCGGGGTGCGCGTTCGGCCGGTCACCGGCGGGGAAGCGCTCGTCGGCGCGGTACGGCGTGGCCCACAGGTGACGCGTGGCGAAGGTCGCTCGCTGGTGGACGGTCGATTCCGGTTGCGCCATCAGGGTCGCCGACGGTTTCGGCACGAGCTGGTAGGCCGTGGGCGCGCCGAGCCGGTTGGTCCGGTCCGCGCTGCGGATCTCCCACACGCGCGCCTTGGCCGGGTCCGCGTGCCGCTGGGCTTCCTGTTCGGTGCGCAGCGGTGTTTCCCGCCAGGTGAAGGCGTTGCCGTGCGGGTTCTGCTCGCCGGTCGGCACGCCTTCCACGTCGATTTCGTACAGCGAGTTGCGGTCACCGTCGATGGCCACGTCCAGCCGGGCGCAGAACAGGTGCTGGTGCACCGGCGCGAACAAACCGGGGGCGATTTCGTTGGCGTGCCGGTGTGCCGAGCCGGGGTGCCCGGCGCCGGCGAACACGATGCCGGTGGCCTTCGCCTCGAGTTCGACGGTCCCGTCGAGGTAGAGGTACCAGAAGAAGCCGTAGTCGTAGTTGCCGATGGTGGAGATGGACGAGATGACCAGCCGCCGCGAGCGCCGCACTTCGGCGTTGCCGTCGAGATCGGTGTGCTTCCAGAGGATCCCGTAGTCCTCTTCGTGCAGGCAGATTGCCCGCGGGATCTCGACCGGGTGGCCGTGGTCGTCGGCGACGAAGGCCGGGAAGTAGTGGATGACGCCGAGGCAGTCGCAGCCGAGCCGCAGGTCGTTGCCGTTCTTGCCGAGCAGGTACTCGCCGGCGTCGAAGTAGCTGATCCAGAACCGGCCGGGCGCGGTGTCGCCGTAGGGGACCACCATCTCCGGCATCGACGCCCGGTAGAGCACCGACCGGTCCTGGAAGCTCACCTGGTGCAGCGTCAAGCCTTCGCGGGCGTTGAAGCCGACGCGCAGCCGCCAGCCCTCCCAGGTGACCTCGCTGCCGTCGACGGTGAAGCTGGGGCCGTCCGGCTGGGTGATCTCGATCGGCTTGAGCGTGGTGCGCGGCGGCACATTCCCGTATCGGCCGTGCTCCGGTGGGACCGGGACGTCGCCCTCGTCCTCCACTCGCAGCACCCGGCGCCCGGTCAGATCGATGTGCACGATCAACCCCTCGACCGGATGCGCCCACGGGCTGTCGTTCTCGTCCTCGCGCAGGAAGGTCAGCGAGCGGATCACGCGGCCGGATTCGTCGGGCCTGCCGAAGTAGCCGGGGGCCAGTGGAGCGCAGAACGCGTGCTCGACGCGATCGGCGAGCCCGCGCCGGGTCATCGCCGCCTGCCACTCGGGCGAGGCCTTGGTGATCTCCGCGGCGAGGTCGTACTCCTCGAAGAGGTAGGCGGGCTGGCCTTCACCGCAGTCCTCACAGGACAGCAGCTCGCGCTTGGTCACCGAGACCACCGCGTCCCTGGCGTGCCCGGTGGCGGTGTCCAGCAGGGTGTACTGGATGCGCCGGTCGGCCACCAGCGCGGCGACGCTCGCCTTGTCCGGCTCGACCGGCAGCACCTGCGGGACGCGGGTGGTCGCGGTGAGCAGGCCTTCGGCGACCAGGATCGCGCGGCCCGCGGCCAGTTCCCCGGCGGA from the Amycolatopsis magusensis genome contains:
- a CDS encoding amidohydrolase — its product is MAADLILTNATVYTVDPTRPWASALAVKDGRVLSLEEVERGPKTEVLDLGGAFVLPGLVDVHTHHAFAGRAALFELELGTEADFDRLLAAVRERAAGLGPDEWVIGGAWAATLVARLSDRAARHALDEAAGGRPVTLADDSRHNRWVSSRALELSGITAATPDPAGGEIVRDPATGEPTGVLIEAAGVLVEHALRETRKLTGEQHAAASRHAIGVLHSYGVTAFQDAGVSVDILRALKSLDDAGELDAWVVSSLLINDPIFGFDPIGAPLLEVAGRYRTEHHRPDFVKIFLDGVPPTRTAAFLEPYLPDEVHGGCHHGATTMPGEELEGWLRTAAEAGLSAKVHCTGDASVRATLDAVEKVRSEGYTEARFQVAHGQFVHPDDVPRFAALDVSADISPFLWVPGVIPSAIATVLPGDRAARMQPNRSLLDSGALVAGGSDWPVSESPNAWEGIQGLVTRRDPAGVHPGALWPEQAISLPEAIEVFTLGSARAMGLGAVTGSLSPGKSADFLVLDRDPFRTSPAELARTEVTETWFAGHRVFRRG
- a CDS encoding molybdenum cofactor biosynthesis F family protein, encoding MTELTLSDTSTWLPLDSLARGFDANKAPTVGDLHGRSFELTCADGTAFTAAFTGTRVEWGYHGSGTDRCETFLVDDELYYIQFHPSARPEEAFTLLLDLRRGRALLVLSRIGDTSPRVTQTFLAATIDGFEPHGEPLAPSTSLIGRRVLWVYSTAHAYEHVYLSPHWYTWQCLAGPEKGLADTDENSVYELRPGIYVFAWREKVIPCASVTVADHRDARRLRSHGVLFGLDASGRTPTHFTFGAHGRLLSTTVHPETFDPAGS
- a CDS encoding primary-amine oxidase — its product is MRSMHPLDPLSAGELAAGRAILVAEGLLTATTRVPQVLPVEPDKASVAALVADRRIQYTLLDTATGHARDAVVSVTKRELLSCEDCGEGQPAYLFEEYDLAAEITKASPEWQAAMTRRGLADRVEHAFCAPLAPGYFGRPDESGRVIRSLTFLREDENDSPWAHPVEGLIVHIDLTGRRVLRVEDEGDVPVPPEHGRYGNVPPRTTLKPIEITQPDGPSFTVDGSEVTWEGWRLRVGFNAREGLTLHQVSFQDRSVLYRASMPEMVVPYGDTAPGRFWISYFDAGEYLLGKNGNDLRLGCDCLGVIHYFPAFVADDHGHPVEIPRAICLHEEDYGILWKHTDLDGNAEVRRSRRLVISSISTIGNYDYGFFWYLYLDGTVELEAKATGIVFAGAGHPGSAHRHANEIAPGLFAPVHQHLFCARLDVAIDGDRNSLYEIDVEGVPTGEQNPHGNAFTWRETPLRTEQEAQRHADPAKARVWEIRSADRTNRLGAPTAYQLVPKPSATLMAQPESTVHQRATFATRHLWATPYRADERFPAGDRPNAHPGGAGLPAWTAANRDLVDTDLVLWHVFGPTHIPRPEDWPVMPVDYSGFTLRPYGFCDRNPALDLPSGTAGHCRP